In Nocardioides sp. W7, the genomic stretch ATGAAGGACGCGGTCGCGGTCCTGGGCGCGGGTCAGTGGGAGCACGGCCACCTGTGGGGTATCCAGCACGACCTGCTGCCATGGCAGCCAGCGGGGTACCGCCGTGACCAGGTGTGGATCGGCGGCACCAACAAGCTCAATGCGGACTACGCGGCCCCTCCGGGGTCGACGGTTCAGTCGTACATGGAGGACCTCCTGGCGTACGCGAACACCTCTGGCGACCTACCGGTCGTGCTCGCGGCGGTCATCCATGCCCAGTTCGAGACCATCCACCCGTTCGAGGACGGCAACGGGCGGGTGGGCCGGGCGCTCGTGCACGGAGTGCTCAAGCGTGCCGGGTTGATCGACGGCGGCGTGATCGCGTTGTCCACGGCGTTGCGCAACGACGTGGCGGGTTATGTGAGTGCGCTGACCAGCTACCGGTACGACGGGAACGAGCGTGCGCCGGCCCTGAACGACTACGTCGCTCGCTTCCTGGTCTATGTGGAGTCGGCGACGGCGGCCGCAGAGCACTTCGCAGACGCGGCCACGGGACTGCACGACCGGTGGCGGGCCGCGACGGCCGGGGTGCGTTCCGATGCTGCCCTGCACCGGGCGGTCGACCTCATCATCGAGAACCCGGTCGTCTCGGCGAGGTTCCTGGCCGAGCACCTCGAGCTGTCGCTGCGCCGGGCGGAGAAGCTGGTCCAGCAGTTGCAGGAGGTCCGCATCCTCTCGTCGGCGACCGGCAAGTACCGCAAGTCACCGCTCTACCAGGCCGACGACATCCTCACGCTGCTCTCGTTCGGCGCCGAGGCTGGGCCGCGTACCCCGGCACCGGAACGGCTCGGGTTCGGCGATGCAGCCGGCGGCGCGGGGCCGCAACCGGTGCTCGTGCACCGTTGCGGCGAGCCGACGTCGAAGGGTCCGTGCCAGAACCGTGTCCCTGCGGCCGACCGGACGTGCTGGCGACACCGCAGCTGACGGCGGCCGGGGCTGCTGCCCGACTGGGTGGCACCCACGCCCTCCGCAGTTCGGTCGGCTGTATTGTCTGCCGTCCCGCCTCCGTAGCTCAGCTGGATAGAGCAGCGGCCTTCTAATCCGCCGGTCGCAGGTT encodes the following:
- a CDS encoding Fic family protein, which translates into the protein MAHWERVPVPPDYAGTTRAERQGGSYLRYHPDRLASVANTLVPEVLEHAAEVSTALARLGGRLRANPLPVLYSTTLRSEAISSSWIEGIRATARDIAVAQISDEAATQTATQIVRNVAAMKDAVAVLGAGQWEHGHLWGIQHDLLPWQPAGYRRDQVWIGGTNKLNADYAAPPGSTVQSYMEDLLAYANTSGDLPVVLAAVIHAQFETIHPFEDGNGRVGRALVHGVLKRAGLIDGGVIALSTALRNDVAGYVSALTSYRYDGNERAPALNDYVARFLVYVESATAAAEHFADAATGLHDRWRAATAGVRSDAALHRAVDLIIENPVVSARFLAEHLELSLRRAEKLVQQLQEVRILSSATGKYRKSPLYQADDILTLLSFGAEAGPRTPAPERLGFGDAAGGAGPQPVLVHRCGEPTSKGPCQNRVPAADRTCWRHRS